From the genome of Uranotaenia lowii strain MFRU-FL chromosome 1, ASM2978415v1, whole genome shotgun sequence, one region includes:
- the LOC129741228 gene encoding probable serine/threonine-protein kinase clkA gives MDNPKDLWLIGPAKRDFQGNSLPTAREVLQVLQFHIREVDKNTGHLTAQRVAQKVVTDKLKAIWDRERSPIRSRPKIVSQIKRLSYKWRLLFHDRSNESQQAIEERKKFNELMDQEFDIRVGNTFKNVLIRQTSAKYNNPQINNNRSMKRRENKNKRGSRAERKLLRNLWVSGLGLQTDGRILKTAFEAHGRVLGVEVMQMTSEPQPNTYGRVTMANNKMAADCIAKLNGTQLLGHRIKVERISQANLQGGVQNSPGKGQFDSTADETDEDDEQEFDVPNNQEGSSDRGYQGGNRSRDRGDENRRNQSDELQNTQLNLLYEEEERLQQEREELARERARILQEQADLQRFEMEHRAKIEEERSELLKQQRKIEEAKRQLMKNVNSNVNRFRDDREGFSGHNLQNFDVSGMSVNSTRPDAFGLAAAGNVPVDRTPSHQRQQYIKDEFYREPNYEHNIPSDHRYQDSNANINSGGNRGSYAAEAYAGTSRSHYSNNLDNGNRNNMTNSNSMNQRYPDMADNRHQEQMSRNNRNVDQTNNRYPDNNRYNKNNGHGFRSSRPDHEITRSNNFEGRNDAWGTNNNDSSKRSSLGMNSYRNAPRQHHRNDQGGYQTGQNQDRYRPAGSERFDYGRF, from the exons atggATAATCCAAAGGATCTTTGGTTGATTGGACCGGCCAAGCGAGATTTCCAGGGAAATTCTTTACCAACAGCTCGCGAAGTGCTTCAAGTTCTGCAGTTCCACATAAGAGAAGTCGACAAAAATACGGGACACCTCACGGCCCAGCGGGTTGCCCAGAAGGTGGTGACGGATAAGTTGAAAGCAATATGGGATCGTGAGCGTAGCCCGATTAGATCTAGGCCTAAGATCGTTAGCCAGATTAAGCGACTCAGCTATAAATGGCGTCTACTGTTCCATGACCGTTCTAATGAATCCCAGCAAGCGATAGAGGAACGCAAAAAATTTAACGAACTTATGGATCAAGAATTCGACATCAGAGTTGGAAATACTTTCAAGAACGTCCTTATCCGG CAAACCTCTGCAAAGTACAACAATCCGCAAATCAACAATAACCGTTCGATGAAAAGGCGAG AGAATAAGAATAAAAGAGGGAGCAGAGCAGAACGGAAACTCCTTCGAAACCTGTGGGTGTCCGGTTTAGGACTGCAGACTGATGGCCgtattttaaaaactgcttTCGAAGCACACGGCCGTGTTCTCGGTGTGGAAGTGATGCAAATGACTTCCGAACCGCAACCCAACACCTACGGTCGGGTGACGATGGCAAATAATAAAATGGCAGCCGACTGTATTGCCAAGCTGAATGGGACGCAATTACTTGGGCATCGAATTAAAGTCGAACGTATTTCTCAAGCAAATCTACAAGGTGGTGTACAAAATTCGCCCGGAAAAGGACAATTTGATTCAACAGCAGATGAAACAGACGAGGACGATGAGCAAGAGTTTGACGTTCCAAACAATCAAGAAGGGTCGAGTGATCGTGGTTATCAGGGGGGTAACAGATCACGCGATCGAGGTGATGAGAATCGTAGAAACCAGTCTGATGAATTACAGAACACTCAATTAAATCTTCTTTATGAGGAAGAGGAACGGCTGCAGCAGGAACGCGAAGAGCTGGCCCGGGAACGGGCGCGTATCCTTCAGGAACAAGCCGACCTGCAACGTTTTGAAATGGAACATCGCGCCAAAATCGAGGAAGAACGGAGCGAGCTTCTGAAGCAGCAAAGAAA AATTGAAGAGGCGAAGCGGCAGCTGATGAAGAATGTGAATTCCAATGTGAATCGATTTAGAGATGACCGAGAAGGATTTTCTGGCCATAATTTGCAGAACTTTGATGTATCAGGGATGTCGGTCAATTCTACCAG ACCGGATGCTTTCGGATTGGCGGCTGCGGGCAACGTTCCCGTTGATAGGACCCCATCTCATCAAAGACAACAATATATCAAAGATGAATTCTACCGGGAGCCAAATTATGAACATAACATACCATCAGATCATCGCTATCAGGATTCTAACGCGAATATAAACTCAGGTGGCAATCGTGGCAGTTACGCAGCGGAAGCGTACGCCGGTACCTCCAGGTCCCATTACTCTAATAACTTGGACAACGGCAACCGAAACAACATGACCAACTCCAACTCAATGAACCAACGCTACCCGGATATGGCGGACAATCGTCACCAGGAACAGATGAGTAGGAATAATCGCAACGTTGATCAAACCAATAACCGCTATCCAGATAACAATCGTTACAATAAAAACAATGGTCACGGTTTTCGAAGCTCTAGGCCGGATCATGAAATTACCAGGAGCAATAACTTCGAAGGACGGAACGATGCTTGGGGGACGAACAACAACGATAGTAGCAAGCGATCTTCCTTGGGTATGAATTCGTACCGAAACGCACCACGACAGCATCATCGGAATGATCAGGGCGGCTACCAGACGGGCCAGAACCAGGATCGATACAGGCCGGCCGGCTCGGAACGCTTCGACTACGGACGGTTTTGA
- the LOC129738109 gene encoding WD repeat-containing protein 91, whose amino-acid sequence TFSKTSSKLAHIQYTDGLVREYILFRGFSGALKSFDAELKNDKDKSFRVDKLIDQLMQQIQSHDLQGLRDLWSHLNNHLFRNLEHSYTSAVNKLEQSMLKLYLVIAYMSNKQEKVNDFFTKMAPELVNQSEWKEWFYFPFCKNPEEHSAFAVCFTKQWQDTLLISLHNFLSTIYQCMPQPTISKVEAESSLLRKLQEENGQLRAKLQSIQQQQAGSSSTGPSASHHQSRLSSFSSDGKIRFGSRGSAANPQSLNDIVPFDIPPPAHIVDDFYIIAQESNNIGNAAESQARGLKSLIKNISSGGSPVLGRKDTASERNKRRSGSVGSRSNWIHS is encoded by the exons ACATTCTCGAAAACATCATCCAAGCTGGCTCACATACAGTACACCGATGGGTTGGTACGGGAGTATATCCTGTTCCGAGGCTTTTCGGGAGCGCTCAAATCGTTCGATGCTGAGCTGAAGAACGACAAGGATAAAAGCTTCCGAGTGGACAAGCTGATCGACCAGCTGATGCAGCAGATTCAGTCGCACGATCTGCAGGGCTTGAGGGATCTATGGTCTCATCTGAACAATCACCTCTTTCGCAATCTGGAGCACAGCTACACTTCTG CGGTCAATAAATTAGAGCAGTCGATGTTGAAACTTTACCTAGTGATCGCGTACATGTCTAATAAACAGGAAAAAGTTAATGACTTTTTTACCAAAATGGCTCCGGAATTGGTAAACCAGAGCGAATGGAAGGAATGGTTCT ATTTCCCATTCTGCAAGAACCCGGAGGAGCATTCCGCGTTCGCCGTTTGCTTCACCAAGCAGTGGCAAGATACCCTGCTTATCTCGCTTCATAACTTCCTGTCGACCATTTACCAATGCATGCCCCAGCCAACGATTTCTAAGGTTGAAGCCGAGAGTAGTCTGCTGCGCAAGCTACAGGAAGAAAACGGGCAACTTCGGGCCAAGCTGCAAAGTATCCAACAACAGCAAGCTGGCTCCAGTTCCACCGGACCGAGTGCTAGCCATCATCAGTCACGTTTGTCGAGCTTCTCTTCGGATGGCAAGATTCGGTTCGGCAGTAGGGGCTCGGCAGCGAATCCACAATCGCTGAACGATATCGTTCCGTTCGACATTCCTCCGCCGGCACATATTGTCGATGATTTCTACATCATTGCCCAGGAATCGAACAACATTGGCAATGCGGCCGAATCGCAAGCCCGTGGATTGAAATCGTTGATCAAAAACATAAGCTCCGGGGGCAGCCCGGTGCTGGGCCGCAAGGATACGGCATCGGAGCGCAACAAACGGCGCTCCGGGAGCGTGGGTAGCCGCAGCAACTGGATACATAGTTAA